One segment of Chlorocebus sabaeus isolate Y175 chromosome 26, mChlSab1.0.hap1, whole genome shotgun sequence DNA contains the following:
- the LINC02694 gene encoding LOW QUALITY PROTEIN: putative uncharacterized protein encoded by LINC02694 (The sequence of the model RefSeq protein was modified relative to this genomic sequence to represent the inferred CDS: substituted 1 base at 1 genomic stop codon), with the protein MELQGAQEDLGISLSSPRKNHETRPGSKAKGRSSVCLQGSVWTAGGKLRLSASEHLTQGHXQELRDWNPGEDASLLFSKSPFRAGKLMQAAAHAFRPCWVQGNAWISSITKFDSKRSPEVASSPSYLTVPCPSPLPVFLRLSGRGVCGGCYLGKSTRGSAWQSLLSDPLGVPFPTQTRPGG; encoded by the exons ATGGAACTACAAGGGGCCCAAGAGGACCTGGGCATTTCCCTCTCTAGTCCCCGGAAGAACCATGAAACCAGGCCAGGAAGCAAGGCTAAGGGCAGGAGCAGTGTCTGTCTCCAGGGGTCTGTTTGGACTGCT ggaggaaagctgaggctcagcGCAAGTGAACATCTCACCCAGGGTCACTAACAAGAGCTCAGGGATTGGAACCCAGGAGAAGatgcttcccttctcttctccaagAGTCCTTTTAGGGCTGGCAAGTTGATGCAAGCTGCAGCTCATGCCTTCAGACCATGCTGGGTCCAAGGAAATGCATGGATCTCCTCCATTACAAAGTTTGACTCCAAGAGAAGCCCAGAAGTGGCTTCCAGCCCCTCCTACCTGACTGTGCCCTGCCCTTCACCACTTCCTGTCTTCCTGCGACTCAGTGGCAGAGGTGTCTGTGGGGGCTGCTACCTGGGAAAGTCCACCAGGGGGAGTGCATGGCAATCTCTCCTCTCAGATCCTCTAGGGGTTCCTTTCCCCACCCAAACTAGGCCTGGAGGTTGA